In the Necator americanus strain Aroian chromosome X, whole genome shotgun sequence genome, TTTGTGGGTTAGCAATCAAATTTTGCAGACATGATACTTTCTTGTTGTTGGGATCGATTTCCATTGATTACTTCTTCCATAGAAAATGAAGctaaagaaagcaaaattgaGAATGCTTTCTTAATATTGGAAACGGTCTCcgcttgttgttttttgaagaaaagttgaaGTTGAAGAGAGAAAGTTCGGGAATACTTTTTATTCGAGATGGGATATAGGGGTAAAACAAAGCATACCAGCGATAGTAAAACGATCTCCGTAAATGTCGTTGTGCTTTTCGAAGAACTGGGTCAGTGAGGCGATTCAGCTACGGTCGTGTCCGATATGCTACTGTCTGAGTAGCATATCGGACACGACATCATTAGCTGAAGATGAAAATCAACCGGAATTGGGGACATGTGTATGCGacatattatttgttttcgctGACAACAGGTTTTCATTCTTTGTCATTTCGGTGTTCAAAAGATGTCCTCGGGTTGAGTTGTGCTTAGGTTGAGGAAACTAAAAATGTAGTGGAATTTCATCGACAGGACTTAACTCCGACGTAGTGTCACGCATTAATATCTCGTCATTTaaggagaaaatgaagaaagtaagttttatattcaaaaactaagaaaacgTTTTGATTGTGACAATGCAGACAATGTGGGAAGAATATTCCtctcattctaaaaaaaggaagaaggctAGGAAGTATTTTCGTGAGTTAATTGTTGAATATTCGTATCAGATACAGTCTTAGATCATTCATCAATTTTGCCCTTAACATTTCGaacgattttctttctttaattttttttgaggtttttgggcggatgtagcgcagtttGTAAGAGGTTTCGCAGCGACCGCACGGTCGGGCGATGGTTTGAAGCTCAGAGCCAACTAAGCGTTTCATCTCTagaggtcaataaattggtaacaaATATGTCtggaaggacaaaaacactgacttgagagATCGACTAGCCCCGCGAATCATTCATTGTACAGggcagttacgcgttcgtaaacctctaacgactctgaattgaagtgaactggGTGGCGCATCCTAGGCGGATTGAATAGCGTTTACTTGGTTTTTTAATATGGTATCGTTTATGGTATCGTATTATATATCTATGTTTTCAACCATCACCTCTTTTCTTCCGTCGAACTTTCCGAAGAACGTTCATTAGCGTTTAGTGTGAACATATATTTTCATAGTAAACGCATATtcgtttatatatatatatatatatatatatatatatatatatatatatataaatgcaCAAAGCAGTATGAATAGACGAAAGGACActtgactcgtggagacacgcccTCATAATTTCCCTCCACAAGACGATGTCCGTTACGGACTCTATGAgctatcgaggaatctctttgctatGTGTTATGTGCAAGGTTTTGGAGTCTGGAATCCTATCCTGGAATGACTTATTAAATATCGCGAAGAGACAATGCGAGACCAACAAGCTTGCTCTCGTCCTCGTCGATCTACGATCGACCAGGTGTTAgccgtcaggagagtgatcgaaattggacagcggtattcgaagcgaatgcaattagcctttctggactttgaggCCGTTTTTGACTCTTTTCATCGTgaccgtcttctcaacgcactTTGCGCCGACGAAGGACCACGAAAAATTGGTTCACGtacttgatgacatgaatcaacgaacaactgctgcagtggGAACACCAGGAACACACGTAccacaccgtttgaagtggtagctggagtgagacaagggTCAGTGGGAGGACaattcctgttcaacttcgctgACGATGACATCATGCAATGAACAGTCAAACGTGCTCCTGTCGACATCGTTTTAACACCATCGTGGTGTCctttgaccgatctcgagtatgctgacgatgttgttatgttCGGGAAAAACAGCGcaaaaacttcaacatgttgtcaaccttgtatcgaagctggctgcagcctatggactacatCTACGCCCTGATGAGTGCAAGGAGATGTAGGCCTCTTCGAAACCTCGAACGGGACCCACAGTGGACTGGCagccaatcgaactcgtcgatgagttttgTTACCTGAATCGTATGCCGAAGAACAAGCCCAACTACGAggaagatattcagcaaagatgcgttaaggtcacttctgcatttaacttccgaacgaaatgcctgtggtcggcACTCATCTTCAACGAAGTCAAGccgcgagtctacctatccgcaattcgcctcATCGTGATGTACTGATCGGAGATTTGAGCAACACCATCTACTGTGATGAAGAGCTTCGATTGCACGGTTAGCAAGAAGGTTAGGCGGCTGCTTGGCAACTTTTGGCTAACGGTATGCCGCAACGATCTCTACGCGGAAATCGATGCGGTGTACCGGCGGTTAACACGTGGAAggtatcaacatcttgctcCGTCAtcgaaaatcgtcttcgcttctttggacACATACTGAGGAGACTAGCAGATCGTCTcgtccaacgagttctgaggaatCCGTCGAGCTCAAGCTGGAAAAAGCCACATTGCCTAAAACGGAAGTTCGGTGATGAAAGGACTGACTGatgtggtgaaagaggacctgaggacacttggATAGGCAGTGCAGGCAAGACGTAAGGTTTTGCacgatatggaatagcgacaaaTGGAACAATTCTGTGCAAGCTTTCGCACATGATCGAGAAGGTGGGGCAGAGCTACGGTGACGATATACGGCGAAAATG is a window encoding:
- a CDS encoding hypothetical protein (NECATOR_CHRX.G26358.T1), with the protein product MCESLHRIVPFVAIPYRAKPYVLPALPIQVSSGPLSPHQSVLSSPNFRFRQCGFFQLELDGFLRTRWTRRSASLLSMCPKKRRRFSMTEQDVDTFHVLTAGTPHRFPRRDRCGIPLAKSCQAAA